AGAGAACGTAAAGAATCTTCATGAAAATATATTTTGATTAAAATAAGCTTTTAATTAAAATATATCCGGACAAAAATATAGTGTATAGGAATTGTTACTTTTTACGTTCTGTAGTATAACGGACTAATTGTTCAAGCCCGGTTCTGGCTTCACTTTCCTCAAAAGTATAAAGAATATCAAATGCTTCCTGCTGATACTGAATCATTTTCTCTGTAGCATAATGTACCCCATCCCTGCCATTAACAAAATCTATGATCTCCTGTATTTTAGCCGGCTCATCATTATGATTTTTAACCAGATTAATGATCCTTTTCTTTTCAGCTTTATCCGCACGGTTTAAAGCATAGATCAAAGGAAGAGTAACTTTCTTTTCTTTGATATCTATCCCCAGAGGTTTACCAACATCATCTGTTCCAAAATCAAAAGTATCATCCTTAATCTGGAAAGCAATACCAACCTTTTCTCCGAATAAGCGCATTTTCTCAATGGTCTCATCACTGGCTCCGGCCGATGCAGCGCCACAGGCACAACATGACGCAATCAGTGAAGCTGTTTTCTGACGGATAACATCAAAATAAAGATCTTCGCTGATATCCATTCTTCTCACCTTCTCAATCTGCAGCAGTTCACCCTCACTCATTTGCTTCACAGCTTCAGAAACGATCTGTAAAAGACGGAATTCATTATTGTTTACAGAAAGCAATAAACCTTTGGCCAGTAAATAATCACCTACCAGTACTGCAATTTTATTCTTCCATAAGGCATTGATTGAAAAGAATCCCCTGCGCTCATAAGCATTATCCACAACATCATCATGAACAAGGGTAGCGGTATGCAATAATTCAACCAGTGCAGCTCCGCGATGTGTGGATTCAATAATCCCCCCGCAAAGTTTGGCGGCAAAAAAAACAAACATAGGTCTGATCTGCTTACCTTTTCTCTTGACAATATAGTGCGTGATACGATCCAATAATGGGGCATCACTGTGCATCGAAGCTTTGAATTTCTCTTCAAAGACTGCTATATCTGCGGCTATGGGTTTCTTAATCTGGCTTATTCCCGGCATTCAGGTTTAAAAATATTTGCAAACTTAACTAAATTCAGCTAATTCTGCTTGTATGAAATTTTTAAATTAAATATTACTGTTTATGCTTTGCAGCAATATGTTGAAAGATCTGTTCGGCATGGATTCTCGAATTTTCAATAAACCACTTATGTGTATCCATACCACCACAAACTACACCGGCAAGATATAAACCAGGCAGATTAGTTTCCATTGTTTCAGGATTATAAACAGAGGTAGCAGCAAATTTGTCTTCAGGATTTACACCCAGTTTTTTCAGCATCTCAAAATCAGGTTTATAACCAGTCATTGCAATAACAAAATCATTGGCAAGTGTAAATGTTTCTTCCGCTGTTCTGATCGTTACATTATCTTCAGCTATCGCAATAACCTCTGCATTAAAATAGGCCTTGATTTCTCCTTCTTTAATCCTGTTTTCTATATCAGGACGAACCCAGTATTTGACATAAGATCCGATTTCTGAATTACGGATAACCAATGTAACCTTTGCGCCTTTACGGTGAGTTTCCAGAGCAGCATCTATAGCAGAATTATTTGCCCCGATTACGACTACATTCTGGAAAGCATATAAATGGGGGTCTTTATAATAGTGGGTAACTTTGGGCAGGTCTTCACCGGGAATATTCATCAACAGCGGAGTATCATAAAATCCTGTGGACACAACCACATTTTTGGTTTTATAAGCCCTTTTAGATGTTTTAACCTCAAATTGTGCCGCAGACACTTTATTCACTTCCATCACCTTCTCGAAAAGATTGATTTGCAGATCAAATTTCTCTGCCACGCGGCGATAATATTCAACCGCCTCATTCCTGTTTGGTTTAGGACTGATGCTGACAAAAGGTACCCCTCCGATCTCCAGTTTCTGGGAAGTAGAGAAAAAAGTCATAAATACAGGGTAATTGTATAAACTGTTGACCAGAGCCCCCTTTTCTACAATGACGTATTTAAGTCCTGCTTTTTTCGCTTCTATTCCACATGCCATGCCTATTGGCCCGGCACCAATGATCAAAACATCATATTCTTCCATCTGGTATCAGGATTTAACTTCTTTCGAAGAACAGGCATTATCTGTACGTTTCAGCCCCGTTGAACGGATCGCTGCATAACCACCTTTGATATCAATCACCTTGTCTACACCTCTTGCCTTTAAAATTGAAGCCGCGATCATCGATCTGTATCCCCCGGCACAATGAATATAATAAGTTTCCTGTGGTTTGATTTCGTTTGTCCAGTCATTGATATAATCCAGGGGACGTGTCAGTGTACACTCTAAATGTCCGGCTTCATATTCTCCGGGTTTACGCACATCAAGTACCTTTAAATCCGGATTGGCCTGAACTATATCCTCAAAAACATCAACAGAAACTGAATCAATAGTATCTGTGTCTTTACCGGCTGCAATCCATGCTGCTATTCCACCTTCCAGATATCCAATGGTCTGATCATAGCCTACTCTGGCCAGACGGGTAATTGCTTCTTCAGCTTTTCCTTCTTCTACAATTAATAATAAAGGCTGCTGCAGGTCAGTAATCAAAGCTCCAACCCATGGTGCAAACTGTCCGTTCAGCCCAATATTGATAGACGAAGGAATAAATGATTTAGCAAACTCCTGCGGATCCCTGGTATCCAGAATCAGCGCACCTGCGTGATTAACTGTCGCCTCAAATTCTTCAGGCTCCATAGGAATTAATCCCTTTTCTTTAACCCGGGCAAAGCTTTCATAACCGCTTTTATTGATTGCGGCATTTTTTGCAAAATATTGAGGAGGAGGCAAAGTACCTTCTGTTACCTGCTGAATAAAATCTTCCCGGCCGGATGTCTTAAGCGCATAATTAACCTGCTTCTGATTTCCTAAAGTATCAAAGGTTTCTTTGCTCATATGTTTACCACAGGCAGATCCCGCACCATGCGCCGGATATACCAGGATATGATCTGGCAGAGAAAGAATTTTTGACTGCAACGAGTCATAAAGTATTCCTGCCATTTCTTCTGCTGTCTGAGTTCCTCTTTGTACCAGATCGGGTCTGCCGACATCACCAATAAAAAGTGTATCACCAGTAAAAATGCAATAAGGATTACCATCTTTATCACTAAGCAGATAAGTAGTGGATTCAGGCGTATGGCCCGGAGTATGCAATGTCATGATCGTGAGTTCACCTATTTTAAAGGTTTCTCCGTCAGCAGCAACATAAGAATCAAAAGTCGTCTGTGCGGTAGGTCCATAAATAATCTGAGCACCCGAATGCTGAGCAAGATCAACATGACCGGAAACAAAGTCCGCATGAAAATGTGTCTCAAAAATATATTTAATTCTGGCATTTGCCAGTTTGGCCTTTTTAAGATAAGGTTGTACTTCTCTTAAAGGGTCAATAATTGCCGCCTCTCCATTACTCTCAATGTAATAAGCTGCTTCGGCAAGACAGCCCGTATAAATTTGCTCTATCTTCATATAGAATATCTTTCTGCTATTTAAATTACGCTGTTAACTCTCCGCGCAAAGATTGCTCCATTAGCACTGCTATTTCTGTATTTGTAAGATTTTGACCCATCAAATACATTAGCTTGGTTACTGTAGCCTCAAATGTCATGTCAAAACCACTGATAATACCCATTTGCTGCAATTTCTTACTTGTCTCGTATTTACCCAGTTCAACTGACCCACCCTGACACTGTGAGATATCAACAATCAGTTTACCCTGATCTATAGCTGCCTGCAAACTGTCTATGAACCATTGTGCCGTGCTTGTATTACCAGATCCGAAAGTTTCCAGTACAATAGCATCTACAGAAGACTGCGTAATTGCCTGTACTGCCTGCGCCGTAATACCCGGGTACAATTTCAGTACACCAATATTTGCGTTGAAACCGGATTGTACCTGCATAGGTTCTTTCGGAAGCTCACTGATATAATTATTATAGAATGACAGATTTACACCTGCCTCTGCCAGAATATGGTAATTAGGGGACTGAAAGGCTTCAAATTTCTCTGAATTATATTTAATGGAGCGGTTACCACGAAACAACTGGTAGTCGAAATAAATACATACTTCGGGTACCATGGCAACCCCGTTATTCTTCGTTGCTACAATTTCCAGTGCGGTAATTAAGTTCTCCTTTGCATCTGTCCTGATTTCTCCTATCGGTAACTGTGAACCGGTAAGTACAACGGGCTTGGCCAGATTCTTCAGCATAAAACTCAGTGCCGATGCAGTATAGGCCATTGTATCTGAGCCATGCAGGACAACAAATCCATCATAATCATCATATGTTCTCTCAATAATTCCTGCCAGTTCTGCCCATATTACCGGGTCCATATTCGAGGAGTCCAGAATAGGGTCGAAAGAATGTACAGCAAGCTGGTAATTCAACCGCGCAAGTTCCGGTACATTTTGCTGAATCTGCTCGAAATCAAAAGGAATTAATGAACCCGTCAGCGGGTTATTGACCATACCGATAGTTCCACCCGTATAGATAATGAGAATTTTTGTCATGTAATACTAGACGTTAAATATTTTTATAGAATTGGCTGTAGTTACTTCCGCAACTTTTTCAACCGGAATATGGTAAATATCAGCAACTTTCTGTGCAATGTGAATCAGATAACTACTTTCGTTGGGTTTACCTCTGTAAGGTACAGGAGCCAGGTAAGGCGAATCTGTTTCCAGCACAAGGCTCTCTAATGAGAGATGTGAAAGGACTTCATCCAGTCCGGCCTTTTTATAGGTAACCACACCACCTATTCCCAAATAGAATCCCAGATCAATTGTTCTTTCTGCCTGTTCCAGATTACCGGTAAAACAATGGAGTATTCCTCTTAAGTCATCTCCCTTTTCTGATTCCAGGACTTCGAAAACCTCATCAAAAGCTTCTCTGCAATGGATCACAATAGGAAGTTTCAATTCTTTAGCCCAGCGGATCTGCTCAGCAAAGGCATCCTGTTGTATACCCAGCGTAGTTTTATCCCAGTAAAGATCTATACCGATCTCACCAATAGCATAGATTCTGCGTCCTTCAATGCTCTTATGGATTTCTGCCAGTACCTCAGCATACCCTTCTTTTACCTCGCAGGGGTGTAGTCCTGCCATTGCAAAACAATTATCCGGATATTTTCTGACCAGATCATCAATCTTCGCGATCGAAGAGATATCAACATTGGGAAGGAATAAACGGTCTATCTTATTTTCGAAACAACGCTGAAAAAGTAATGCCTGTTTTTCCTCGTCCGTTTCGTAATACAAATGCGTATGCGTATCGGTTAAAAACATAGAACAAAGTTAATAAAAAAACCCTGTCCGGTAATCCGGACAGGGTCTATAGTAATGATTAATATCAAAATTATTTTTTAGCTGCAGGAGCCGCAACCGGCGCTGCTGCTACAGGTGCTCCTGTAGGTTTTTTGATGTCAGTAATTTCAACATCAAAAGCCAGTGGAGAGAATGGAGTAATACCACCCTGTGGCATTCCACCTTCACCGTAAGCTAATCTTGAAGGAATGATCAAAGTGATTTTTCCACCTTTTCCGATTAATTTAAGACCTTCGTCAAATCCTGGAATTGCTCTTCCTAAAGTAAATGGACGGGGACCGTATTGTGCCATCTGGTTGAATTTACCAGATTCCTTAGCTATCTTCTCGATACTTGTATCAAAAATGCTTTCTTTACCATTTGATTTTTTAGTTAATAGTTTACCAGTATAGTTCACCATTAAAGTATCAGTAGGTGTAGCTCTTTGTGCATCACCAGGAGCTGTAATCACATACTGTAAACCAGATGCTGTAGTTTGTACTTTTAATTTATTGTCTTCAATGAAGTTTTTGATTTTACCTGCTTCAGCAGCTTTGTGTTTAGCAACTGTAGCCTGGAAATCTTTCTGGAAAAACTCAGTAGCTTTTTTCTGGAAAGTTGAATCAGCTTCACCTTTAGCTTTGTGCATTACTTTTTCGATTTTCACAGTAAAAACCATGTACTTGTCTTTCTGAGTAGCTGGTTTTGGCTGGTTCGAATATTTAGCCATTGAATCCAGGTCAATTTTAAAAGTAGCACTATCACCTTCTGCCAATAACATTAAAGCATCAGAGATATCTCCTGCCCATTGTTTTTTAGAAACAGGGAATACAGCTGGTTGCTGAATATCATAAGTACTGCTGGTTACTGAATCTTTTTCAGTTTTCTGGATAGCATTGATTTTAATGATATCGCCTTCAACGATCTTATCTTTTCCTTCAGTCTTGTGTATAGTATACATCAGGCCTCCCGGACCTTTTTTGAAGTTGTTACAAGCCGCTAAACCAAGTGTAGCTGCAAAAAGAATTACTAATGTTTTTTTCATTTCAGATTTATTGTTTTTTATTTTAGTTTCATGAAGCACGATGCAGCTTTCCTGCAATTTATACAATATCAGCTATTCGTTTCAATATTTTTTGATTGTTTTTCTTTTACCAAACGCAAGTTTAAGCAAAGTTTAAATTATTTACTGCAATAATAGTGTTTTATACTCTGGCAGAATTGATTTAAAGTGTGCTATAGTATCCTCAAGATTCTGATCAGAGTATCCTCCGGCAGCATTTCTGTGTCCGCCCCCGTTAAAATATCTCTTACAAATTTCATTTGCAGGGAAATCACCGGTTGAGCGTAAAGATAGTTTTACTTTATCTGTCCTTTCTATAATGAAGGCAGCCAGTTTGATCCCGTTAATAGAGAGTGCATAGTTTACAATACCTTCTGTATCACCGGTAACAATACTGAAACGCTTAAGTTCTTCGGCAGTAACCGATATGATAGCTGTATTGTATTCTCTGATAATTTCCAGCTTGTTGGTCAGACAATTTCCCAGGAACCGTAAACGGTTTTCTGTGGCATTATCATAGACCAGCTGATGGATACGCCAGTGTTCTGCACCTGCGTCAATCAGATCAGCACCTATACGATAAACAGTAGATGTGGCTGAAGGGAATCTGAAAGATCCTGAATCAGTCATAATTCCTGTATATAAGCAGGTGGCAATATCCTTGTTCATCATTTCTGCGTCGTCCAGTTCATTGACAATAAAATCGTAAACCAGCTGAGCCGCTGCACAGGCATTGATACTCCAGTGTCTGTAATCATCAAAATCCTCAGGATCCAGATGGTGATCAATCATGATCTTATACGCAGAGCAACCACGGATAACTTCACCGAGCTCATTGATACGGCTTAAGGTGTTAAAATCCAGACAGAATACAAGAGCTGCATCAGCAACCAGCTGTTCTGCCTGTTCCTTAGCTTCAGTATAAATCAGTACATCAGCATTATTAGGCAGCCAATGCAGAAAGTATGGATAATCAGTTGGGGTAATTACTTTGACATGATGCCCCTTCTGGATCAGATAAGCATATAAGCCCAGAGAAGAGCCCATAGCATCGCCATCAGGTTTATGGTGTGTAGTGATTACAATTTTCTGCGGCGTTGCCAGCAATGTTTTAAGTTCGGAAAGGGATAGCATAATTTTCGCTGCAAATCTAATAATTTAATGAATAAGAAGCGGCTTAAATTTAGCTAGAAAATATTAGCTGAATGCTTGTTTGATTTTGATGTTTAATATTAACAGCAGAAAATGTAATTTTGCAAAATAAATAACACAACGATGACTACAAACAGAACATTTACAATGATTAAGCCAGATGCAGTTGCAAATGGACATATCGGAGCAATTATCAATGACATTACTGCTGCTGGTTTTAAAATCATTGCTTTAAAATACACTAAACTGACAGAAGAAACTGCTGGTAAGTTTTATGAGGTTCACAAAGATCGTCCATTCTATGGCGAACTGGTTAACTTCATGTCTTCAGGACCAATCGTAGCTGCAATTCTTGAAAAAGATAACGCTATCGAAGATTTCAGAAAACTGATCGGTGCTACAAACCCTGCTGATGCAGCTGAAGGCACTATCCGTCAGAAATATGCGAAGTCAATTGACGCTAATGCAGTTCACGGATCTGATTCTGATGAGAACGCTGCAATCGAAGGAGATTTCTTCTTTACAGCTGCAGAACGTTTCTAATTCTGCTCAACAACCGGATAAGCTAAGCACCTCAAAAGGGTGCTTATTTTCGTTAAGACATCTTTGTTTTCAACTGCATGCTGAAGCCGGCAACCGCTATTGCAAATTACAGAACCTTATAATTACAAATGAAGAAATTAGTCCTTACTCTTTTAATTCCGTTTTGCGGTTATGCTGTGAACGCACAGACTAAACGTAAACCTACAAACAAAAAAGCACCGGTAAAAACAGCGGCTGCTGCTACTGTAAAAATGACCAGCCTGGCAGATTCGGCAAGTTATGCTTTTGGAACTTCCATGGGCTCAGGTCTTAAAACAAACGGTGTAAAAACACTGAATTACGATTTATTGATCAAAGGTTTAAAAGATGCCTTTCAGGGTCAGACTCTTTTATTGACTGAGCAGGCTTCACAACAGGTTATCGGCAACTTTTTCAAAGAGATTACCAGAGAAAAGTATGCGGCCCAAATCGCAAAAGAGCAAAACTTTCTGGAGGGCAATCTGAAGGTCATTGACGTTAAAAGTACATCCAGCGGCTTACAATACCAGGTTATTACTCCGGGAGAAGGGCCTAAACCAAAAGCTACAGACAATGTACTGGTTAATTATAAAGGTACTTTATTAAACGGAAAACAATTTGACAGTTCATATGACAGAAAAGAACCACTATCCATTGCTGTCAACAGAGTAATTCCGGGATGGACAGAGGGTTTACAGTTAATGTCGCCAGGGGCTAAATATAAATTCTTTATTCCTTATAATCTGGCTTACGGTGAGCGGGCTATGGGAAAAGACATCCCTCCTTACAGCATGCTGATCTTTGAAGTTGAATTGCTTAAAATAAACGGCAAATAATTTTTTTCGAAAACCATTACAGAGATGGTTTGTTCTGAGAAGACAATTAATTCTGCTATGAACATAAAAAGATATTTACCATTGGCCTTTGTGGCTTTAATTATGACAACTCTAAGTAGCTGTCAGCTTGTGGAGAGTATATTCAAGGCCGGAGTCTGGTCCGGTATAATTGTAGTTGTTGTGGTACTTGCCCTGATTATCTGGGTGGTCAGCAAGATTTTCGGTGGTGGAAACGGAAACTGACCGATCCTTATAAGAATACAATTTCATTGATAACCTCCGAACCGGCGCGTTCATTCAGTTTCTGGATGATGCCGGTTCTTACCATCAGTAACTCGTTTTTAATTACCGAAGATTCAATACGGACAAACAATTTCTTATGCGCAATATAGATCTGCGTTGTTCTGTTTCCGATTGCGGTTCCCATAATTTCAGGCCACATCGCTACAACGCCTGTTTCATCAAACTTACCTTTTAACCTATATACGGACAACATTTTTGAAATGGCATCCTTAAGGGTCATATCATTAGGTTTACGCATGTTTTATAGCTCCGTTAATTACTTCGAATAAAGTTACGGGAACTTTGATCTTATCAAAGATATTCATGACTCTTTCTTTTCCTGTATCTGTAATAAATATCTGTCCGAAATCATGGTGTGAAACCATCTCCATCAGTTTATGCATCCGGTGTTCATCGAGCTTATCAAAAATATCATCCAGCAGCAGCAAAGGTTTAAAGCCTTTAAACTTCTCTACATAGGCATATTGCGCCAGTTTTAGTGCAATAAGAAAGGATTTCTGCTGTCCCTGTGAACCAAATTTCTTTAGCGGCATGTCACGGATAGTAAAAATCAGATCATCTTTATGTATACCGGTTGTGGTTCTTTCCAGAATTTTATCCTTTTCTACCGACTGCTGCAATAAAGTATCAAAAGCAGTTTCATTAAGCTGAGACTGATAGATCAGATTAACCTGCTCGGCATCCTGTGTCAGATACTGATAATACTTATTAAACAGCTCTATATAATCAAGCATAAACTGCTTGCGCTTCTCAAATATTTTCTCTCCACAGCCAATTAACTGCTCATTAAATATTTCCAGCAAAGCAGGATCATAACGACGGGTGACAGCAATCTGTTTGAGCAAAGCATTTCTGTTTAACAGATGTCTGTTATACAACATCAGTTCATCCAGATACTGAGCATCTGTCTGGGAAATTACATTATCCATAAACTTCCGTCGTTCTTCACTCCCGTCCATAATGATGGTTACGTCATAGGGAGAAATCATGACCAGCGGAAAAAGCCCGATATGACTGGCTAGTTTATCATACTCCTTTTTATTTCTTTTGAATTGCTTTTTCTGATTTTTCTTAACCCCGCAGGTAATCTTCTCATTTTTTTCCTGACGGTCAAAATCCCCCTGGATCATAAAAAGATCTTCGGCAGTTTTGATCTGCTGACTATCAATCGGATTAAAATAGCTTTTACACAGACACAGATAATGAATAGCATCCAGCAAATTGGTCTTCCCGGCACCATTATTCCCAATGAATGCGTTTACAGTTTTCGAAAAGCGTAAATCAGCATCAGAATAATTCTTGAAGTTGAGCAGAGTAATGTTTTTTAACCACATAGTATGAAATGCAAAGTTACCGTTTAGCTTTGTTAAAAGAAGCTGATCTGCAGATTTGTTTCATCAATATCCTATTCACATCTAATTCAGGAGGTTCGAAAAAGCACTGCCTATAAAATTTTTATTTAAATACTGAAAAAGAGGTTGATACTTTAACTGAAAAATGTATTTTTGCAATCCTTAATTTTTTTAAATAAAATGTCCACAACAGAAAAAGAAGTAAATCATAACGTTAAAAAAGGTTCATTCTTAGAGGAAAACTCTAAAAGCCTTTTATTCATTGCCGCAGCGGTAATCGTATTAGTGATCATATACTTTTGGTATCAGAATGTATATTTGAAAGGCAGAGCTGAAGAAGCTTCTGCAAAAATGTACAAAGCAGAACAATATGTTGGGGTAGATTCTCTGGCTAACAAAGCTATTAACGGAGATTCAGGTTATCCTGGATTTGAAAAAATTGCTGAAGAATACAACAATACCAAATCAGCTAACTTAGCTAACCTGTATCTTGGAGGAATCTATTTACGTAAAGGGGAGTACAAAAAAGCAACTGAGGTTTTAGGTAAATATTCAGAAACAGGAAGTCCTGTAGCAGACCCTCTGGCATTAGGAATGTTGGGAGATGCTTACAGTGAATTGAAAGATTACAGCCAGGCGATCACTTATTACAAGAAAGCAGCTGAAAAATCAAGCAACAAATTTACTTCTCCATTGTTCCTGAAAAAACTGGGATTAGTTTACGAATCACAAAAAGACTTCAAAAATGCTGAAGAAGCATATAACAAAATCAAAAATGAGTTCCCTGCAAGTCAGGAAGCTGCGATGATTGATGAGTATATCGCACGCGCTACAGCTGCACAAGGAAAATAAAATTTAAAAATATTTGACAAAGGCCTGCATTTTATGCGGGCCTTTTATTTTTACTGAGAATTTTAAAAAGGTCATTATATTGTTGTCACACAAAATATCCTGACTTTACTGTGAGATCAGATGCAGCTAGTCCAGCCAATCAAATGGCTCCTTTAAGAATGAAATAAACAGAAGGCATTGGCTTTAATCAGGACACATTGGCGCATTTGACTATTTACTACAGACTTAAGAGCAATGCAGAAATACAAGTCCCGGGTTTAAGTTTTACCAGGACAAACAGCTATTCTAAATGCGTATCCGGCTCTAATATATCACACCGGACTTTCTCTTTTTATCTGCATTAAATATGGCTCTATAAAGCGATAATTAGTACATTTTAGTAGGGTAATTAGTATATTTCAGTAGATGAATTTATTTAGAAAGCTTACATCTTTGCCGCCATTATTCATCTTTATAAAAACAATTAAATGAAATTTAAATTATTAGTGATAGCATTAATTGCTATATGTTTTGTTGCTTGTAAAAAAGAAAAGCAATTTAATAAGCCGGTTGGATTAAAAGCAACAACAGAAGCAATAATACCCGGGAAAAAGTATTTATGGCCACAAAAATACAAGATAAAAATTGCATTTTTAAATGGGACTAAAGAACAGCAGGAATTTGTAAAACAATCTTCACAAGCATGGCAAAATCAGATTAATCTAATATTTGATTATGTAAACTCTCCTGTCGGATCAG
This portion of the Pedobacter lusitanus genome encodes:
- the recF gene encoding DNA replication/repair protein RecF (All proteins in this family for which functions are known are DNA-binding proteins that assist the filamentation of RecA onto DNA for the initiation of recombination or recombinational repair.); amino-acid sequence: MWLKNITLLNFKNYSDADLRFSKTVNAFIGNNGAGKTNLLDAIHYLCLCKSYFNPIDSQQIKTAEDLFMIQGDFDRQEKNEKITCGVKKNQKKQFKRNKKEYDKLASHIGLFPLVMISPYDVTIIMDGSEERRKFMDNVISQTDAQYLDELMLYNRHLLNRNALLKQIAVTRRYDPALLEIFNEQLIGCGEKIFEKRKQFMLDYIELFNKYYQYLTQDAEQVNLIYQSQLNETAFDTLLQQSVEKDKILERTTTGIHKDDLIFTIRDMPLKKFGSQGQQKSFLIALKLAQYAYVEKFKGFKPLLLLDDIFDKLDEHRMHKLMEMVSHHDFGQIFITDTGKERVMNIFDKIKVPVTLFEVINGAIKHA
- a CDS encoding tetratricopeptide repeat protein, translating into MSTTEKEVNHNVKKGSFLEENSKSLLFIAAAVIVLVIIYFWYQNVYLKGRAEEASAKMYKAEQYVGVDSLANKAINGDSGYPGFEKIAEEYNNTKSANLANLYLGGIYLRKGEYKKATEVLGKYSETGSPVADPLALGMLGDAYSELKDYSQAITYYKKAAEKSSNKFTSPLFLKKLGLVYESQKDFKNAEEAYNKIKNEFPASQEAAMIDEYIARATAAQGK